A part of Nitrospira sp. genomic DNA contains:
- a CDS encoding DUF3393 domain-containing protein, translated as MSLFLAGCETTDKMLGAAERAVGSSTGRTVLDIVHGKDPADVARQRVEQYGRDPQALLRDLRTIQRDFQALMAALTGEVGKKWGTKEVKLPEQKKYVKYTQNYRSRAVVDFDAGNILVETLDERDPRASLKHAVITTLLTPNDPRSVDLFSDKEVTLTSDKEPYLLGLVLDQAGKPVRTPADADQFADSLLAKSATTRKVAQDSGEKTAHLVNIPMVTNFSHKQAEKYRAVVGQFAERYQISPSLVFAIIRTESNFNPFAVSSAPAYGLMQLVPTSGGRDAYRKAKGEDKAPTRDYLFDPDNNIELGTAYLNVLTYAQLDDVTDLVSREYCVISAYNTGAGNVFKTFSKDQRTALQQINGLQPAALYERLRSGLPYQETRDYLAKVVGYRKQFVSVADNGAR; from the coding sequence ATGTCACTGTTCCTCGCCGGTTGCGAAACCACCGACAAGATGCTCGGGGCCGCGGAGCGGGCGGTCGGCAGCTCGACCGGCAGAACCGTGCTGGACATCGTTCATGGCAAAGACCCCGCCGACGTGGCGCGACAGCGGGTCGAACAGTACGGCCGAGATCCTCAAGCGCTGCTCCGGGACCTTCGAACCATTCAACGGGACTTCCAGGCATTGATGGCGGCGTTGACCGGGGAGGTCGGCAAGAAATGGGGCACGAAAGAAGTCAAACTGCCGGAACAAAAGAAGTACGTGAAATACACCCAGAACTACCGCAGCCGGGCCGTCGTCGATTTTGATGCGGGGAACATCCTGGTCGAAACATTGGACGAGCGAGACCCGCGCGCCAGTCTGAAACATGCCGTAATCACAACCCTCCTGACACCGAACGACCCGCGCAGCGTCGACTTGTTTTCAGACAAGGAGGTCACGCTGACCAGCGACAAGGAACCCTACCTGCTGGGGCTGGTGCTGGATCAGGCGGGAAAGCCGGTGCGCACTCCGGCCGACGCGGATCAATTCGCGGACTCGCTCCTCGCGAAAAGCGCCACCACCCGCAAGGTCGCTCAAGACAGCGGGGAGAAAACCGCGCATCTCGTCAATATTCCCATGGTCACCAATTTTTCCCACAAGCAGGCCGAGAAGTACCGCGCCGTCGTCGGCCAATTTGCCGAACGGTATCAGATCAGCCCGAGTCTGGTGTTTGCCATTATCCGGACAGAGAGCAATTTCAATCCATTCGCCGTCAGCTCCGCCCCGGCCTATGGATTGATGCAACTCGTGCCGACCAGCGGCGGACGGGATGCCTATCGTAAGGCGAAGGGGGAGGACAAGGCGCCCACGCGCGACTACCTGTTTGATCCCGACAACAACATCGAACTCGGGACGGCGTACCTCAACGTGCTGACCTATGCGCAACTCGACGATGTCACCGACCTCGTGTCACGCGAGTACTGCGTCATTTCCGCCTATAACACCGGCGCCGGTAATGTATTCAAGACGTTCTCCAAAGATCAGCGCACCGCCTTGCAGCAGATCAACGGACTTCAGCCCGCCGCTTTGTACGAACGCCTCCGTAGCGGACTTCCCTACCAGGAAACACGGGACTATCTCGCCAAGGTGGTCGGCTATCGCAAGCAGTTCGTGAGCGTCGCCGACAACGGCGCCCGATAG
- a CDS encoding putative maltokinase, with product MLRAHDKWTAVFEGSLRAEVEAMLPAFFMASRWFGGKAKTIRSTRFVDVLQEDRGDQSMLLGLIEVSYCEGGADRYALPVTAAFGEEAEKISQGQPQSIIGPLTVIHRRKERSGILYDALWKEDCAYSLLTNMGRHVPFKGSSGTVVGSATELWDGAAACASAASCTLLKGEQSNTSVKFGDCAMMKLYRRVEPGMNPELEISRILTARHFAHSPALVGSLEYIQQHTEPTTLALAHTFVANQGNAWDYTLAQLSHDLERTLALAPQESREIDFPIEYGDAANLLGRRTGELHLALGQPTDAAAFAPEPCSPSYVQARVQAMQQSAVQALGLLRHKLLSLSEADRELGHTVLAQESLLLERLGTLSSMPLSILRIRCHGDYHLGQVLYTGDDFVIIDFEGEPAKPLTERRTKALPMVDLAGMIRSFHYAAHVALRTAQKRHPSMPSSPDLVPWLEQWYRTARTAFLRGYHSTAGEADFSPRSQAEFALLLDVHLLDKALYELAYELNNRPEWVGLPLTGIVQLVDTSSPASLSSAPQNKQEMR from the coding sequence ATGCTCCGAGCGCACGACAAGTGGACAGCGGTCTTTGAAGGGTCCCTCCGCGCCGAGGTCGAGGCGATGCTGCCGGCATTTTTCATGGCGTCACGTTGGTTTGGCGGCAAGGCGAAGACGATTCGATCCACCAGGTTTGTCGATGTCCTCCAGGAGGATCGCGGAGATCAGTCCATGCTGCTGGGACTGATTGAGGTGTCTTACTGTGAAGGCGGTGCAGACAGGTACGCTCTTCCTGTGACAGCTGCATTTGGTGAAGAGGCAGAGAAAATATCACAGGGCCAGCCACAGTCCATCATTGGCCCATTGACCGTGATTCATCGCCGGAAGGAACGCTCCGGCATTTTGTACGATGCCCTATGGAAGGAAGACTGCGCCTATTCGCTTTTGACCAACATGGGGCGGCACGTGCCGTTCAAGGGATCCTCTGGAACGGTGGTCGGATCAGCGACGGAATTGTGGGACGGCGCGGCCGCCTGCGCGTCTGCCGCATCCTGTACCCTGCTGAAGGGCGAACAGAGTAATACGTCAGTGAAGTTCGGCGACTGCGCCATGATGAAGCTCTACCGCCGCGTCGAACCTGGAATGAACCCCGAATTGGAAATCAGCCGGATCCTCACGGCTCGGCACTTTGCCCATTCGCCGGCCCTGGTAGGCTCGCTCGAATATATCCAACAACACACCGAACCGACGACACTGGCACTGGCACATACGTTTGTCGCCAATCAAGGCAATGCCTGGGACTACACGCTGGCGCAGCTTTCCCACGATCTCGAACGTACTCTTGCACTGGCCCCACAGGAAAGTAGAGAAATTGATTTTCCCATTGAATACGGCGATGCGGCCAACCTATTGGGCAGGCGGACGGGTGAACTGCATCTGGCCCTCGGACAACCGACCGATGCGGCCGCCTTCGCTCCCGAGCCCTGCTCGCCATCGTATGTACAGGCTCGCGTGCAGGCCATGCAGCAGTCCGCTGTTCAGGCGCTGGGATTGCTTCGACACAAGTTGCTCTCCCTCTCTGAGGCCGACCGGGAGCTGGGGCACACAGTCTTGGCCCAGGAATCGCTCCTTCTCGAACGGTTGGGAACATTGTCCAGCATGCCCTTGAGCATCCTCCGCATTCGATGCCATGGCGACTACCACTTGGGACAGGTTCTCTACACGGGCGATGATTTCGTCATCATAGATTTCGAAGGAGAACCGGCGAAACCTTTGACGGAACGCAGGACGAAAGCCCTTCCCATGGTGGATCTCGCCGGCATGATCCGCTCCTTTCATTATGCCGCGCACGTGGCATTGCGCACGGCACAGAAGCGGCACCCCTCGATGCCGTCCTCGCCCGACTTGGTTCCGTGGCTCGAACAATGGTATCGGACCGCTCGAACCGCGTTTCTGAGAGGCTATCACAGCACGGCAGGTGAGGCTGATTTTTCACCTCGTTCGCAAGCCGAATTCGCGCTGCTGCTGGATGTGCATCTGCTCGATAAGGCGTTGTACGAACTGGCCTATGAGCTGAATAACCGACCTGAATGGGTCGGACTCCCGCTGACCGGCATTGTGCAACTCGTGGACACCTCGTCACCAGCGAGCCTGTCATCAGCTCCGCAAAACAAGCAGGAAATGAGGTGA
- a CDS encoding alpha-1,4-glucan--maltose-1-phosphate maltosyltransferase — translation MAQDRPLRVAIEHVEPELDGGRYPIKRVVGETITVEADLFADGHDVIRGLLCSRHERRDHWQETPLRPLGNDRWRASFDVIELGHYRYTIIGWVDHFATWQRDMRRRVSAQQDITVDLSIGKEMVEEATRRASGPSQQRLNELQARLSRSDFQAQLDLLLDQAAQEAMAETDRRFSSAYERELIVVVDRPKARFSAWYEMFPRSTTDAAQLHGTFKDCESRLPYIAEMGFDVLYLPPIHPIGETHRKGRNNNPQGDAASVGSPWAIGARTGGHTAIHPELGSLDDFKHLMAAAKTKGIEIALDLAFQCSPDHPYVTDHPEWFKARPDGTIQFAENPPKQYQDIFPFNFESDAFPRLWKELRRVVQYWIDQGVRIFRVDNPHTKPFLFWQWLISDVKTSYPETIFLAEAFTRPKVMHHLAKIGFTQSYTYFAWRTSKVELINYFTDLTRSPVREFFRPNLWTNTPDILTEQLQHGGRPVFMARLALAATLGSSYGIYGPAFELVEQRALKPGSEEYLDSEKYEVRRWDLSRRDSLKEFVGLINRIRRENPALQSDESLQFHPIDNDYLLAYSKHSVDGSNIILVVVNLSPHHVHSGWVELDPAAIGIQANRPFQVHDLLTHAYYVWQGQRNYVQLDPHSAPVQIFAVRRNLRREEDFDYYL, via the coding sequence ATGGCGCAGGACCGGCCTCTACGGGTCGCCATTGAACATGTTGAGCCGGAACTCGACGGCGGCCGATATCCGATTAAACGCGTGGTCGGCGAGACGATCACCGTAGAAGCGGACCTCTTCGCGGACGGCCACGATGTGATCCGGGGCCTGCTGTGCTCTCGCCATGAGCGCCGAGATCACTGGCAGGAAACGCCCTTGCGCCCGTTAGGCAATGACCGCTGGCGGGCCTCCTTTGACGTCATCGAGTTGGGGCACTACCGGTACACCATCATCGGCTGGGTCGATCACTTTGCCACCTGGCAACGCGACATGCGCAGACGGGTGAGCGCGCAACAAGATATCACGGTGGATCTGTCGATCGGGAAAGAGATGGTCGAAGAGGCAACCCGGCGCGCCTCCGGTCCATCACAGCAGCGATTGAACGAGCTACAGGCCAGGTTAAGCCGTTCTGATTTCCAAGCTCAGCTCGACCTCTTGCTCGACCAGGCGGCTCAGGAGGCGATGGCAGAGACTGATCGCCGCTTCAGTAGTGCCTACGAGCGTGAACTCATCGTCGTGGTCGATCGTCCCAAGGCTCGATTCAGTGCGTGGTACGAAATGTTTCCGCGTTCCACGACTGACGCCGCACAGCTCCACGGCACCTTCAAAGATTGTGAATCACGACTGCCCTATATCGCGGAGATGGGGTTCGATGTACTGTACCTTCCTCCGATACATCCTATCGGCGAAACCCATCGCAAAGGCCGCAATAATAATCCGCAGGGCGACGCTGCGTCCGTGGGAAGCCCCTGGGCCATCGGAGCCCGCACCGGCGGACATACCGCGATCCATCCCGAATTGGGCAGCCTGGATGACTTCAAGCACCTCATGGCTGCTGCCAAAACAAAGGGCATCGAGATCGCCTTGGATCTGGCCTTTCAATGCTCACCTGACCATCCCTACGTCACCGACCATCCGGAATGGTTCAAGGCCCGGCCTGACGGTACGATTCAATTCGCAGAGAATCCACCCAAACAGTATCAGGATATTTTCCCTTTCAATTTTGAGAGCGACGCGTTTCCGCGACTGTGGAAAGAGCTGCGACGAGTGGTTCAGTACTGGATTGATCAGGGCGTCCGCATTTTTCGCGTGGACAATCCCCACACGAAACCATTTCTCTTTTGGCAATGGCTCATCAGCGATGTGAAGACCTCGTATCCGGAGACCATCTTCCTGGCGGAAGCCTTTACCAGGCCGAAGGTCATGCACCACTTGGCCAAGATTGGCTTCACACAGTCCTATACCTATTTTGCCTGGCGCACCAGCAAAGTTGAGCTGATCAACTATTTCACCGACCTCACCAGGTCACCCGTGCGTGAGTTTTTTCGTCCGAACCTGTGGACGAATACACCCGACATCCTCACCGAGCAGTTACAACACGGCGGCCGCCCGGTATTCATGGCACGCCTGGCATTAGCTGCGACCCTGGGGTCGAGTTACGGCATTTATGGACCGGCCTTTGAACTGGTCGAACAACGCGCACTGAAACCTGGCAGCGAGGAATACCTGGATTCTGAAAAATATGAAGTCCGGCGGTGGGACCTCTCTCGGCGCGACAGTCTGAAAGAATTCGTCGGACTGATCAACCGTATCCGCCGCGAGAATCCTGCCCTGCAGAGTGACGAGAGTCTGCAGTTCCATCCCATCGACAACGACTATCTCTTGGCCTACAGCAAACACTCGGTTGACGGTTCGAACATCATTCTCGTCGTCGTGAACCTCAGCCCACACCATGTCCATTCCGGCTGGGTGGAATTGGACCCGGCGGCCATCGGGATTCAGGCGAATCGTCCGTTTCAAGTCCATGACCTGCTCACCCATGCCTACTATGTGTGGCAAGGACAGCGGAATTATGTCCAGCTGGATCCGCATTCAGCGCCGGTACAGATTTTTGCGGTACGACGGAACCTCCGGCGCGAAGAAGATTTTGACTATTACCTTTGA
- a CDS encoding sterol desaturase family protein, giving the protein MRNPYLLFWGIGFVCFAAEWLRPARAISYRSVFWRDLLALGLYNLSFLLVVQATDRIPVPQYLPAALYNLPSVYKLLLFYVVEDFGLYWAHRLMHTRLVWPVHRWHHSPTSLYWLAGIRATIPHIALFNLTYILALPLLHDASGWVFQVIMVEHIVRDNWMHLNVTWNSGWLERAFVTPRYHHIHHSSDPAHQMKNLGALLTIWDRLFGTYYNPDDLKGELRFGLSERVAPVRVVIGV; this is encoded by the coding sequence ATGCGCAATCCTTATCTCTTGTTTTGGGGCATCGGGTTCGTGTGTTTCGCCGCAGAGTGGCTCCGTCCCGCCCGTGCGATTTCCTACCGTTCCGTTTTCTGGCGGGACCTCTTGGCGCTGGGGCTGTATAACCTCTCATTTCTGCTGGTCGTGCAGGCGACCGACCGCATTCCGGTCCCGCAATACCTTCCGGCCGCCTTGTACAATCTTCCCTCGGTGTACAAACTGCTGCTGTTCTATGTCGTCGAGGATTTCGGTCTTTACTGGGCGCACCGCCTGATGCATACCCGGTTAGTCTGGCCGGTGCATCGATGGCACCATTCGCCGACGTCTCTCTATTGGCTGGCGGGCATTCGAGCGACGATTCCTCACATCGCGCTGTTCAATCTGACGTATATCCTGGCCTTACCCTTGCTGCACGATGCATCTGGTTGGGTATTTCAGGTCATCATGGTCGAACACATCGTGCGGGACAATTGGATGCACCTCAATGTCACCTGGAATTCTGGCTGGCTGGAACGCGCCTTCGTCACGCCACGCTATCATCATATCCATCACAGCAGCGACCCGGCCCATCAGATGAAAAACCTCGGTGCGTTACTGACGATCTGGGACCGGCTGTTCGGCACCTATTACAATCCGGATGATCTGAAGGGGGAATTGAGGTTCGGCCTTAGCGAGCGAGTCGCCCCGGTTAGAGTCGTGATTGGCGTGTGA
- a CDS encoding glycosyltransferase produces the protein MNSALDEYREVSPKGTVDFLYRLSDLVQGRSFLHLNAVRYGGGMSEVLRRLVPMMVSLGIDARWEVLAGSQEYFVVVTRMLNALQGRDDKLTEDMYQTYTDIIERNAKALKLEADMVMVHDHQPAGLVDYRTHGCWLWRCHLDLAQPQRPAWAFLRRYILKYDAAIFSLSGFAQRLPIPKFLISPSIDPLSPKNRDMSRSEIAQVLDRLGIPRIKPSLLQVARFDRFKDPLGAIRTYRLVKRHHDCQLILAGAGVMHDPEGEAVLTEIREVGGRDPDIHIIQLPPEADLEINALQRSATVVLQKSVKEGFGLTVSEAMWKGKPVVGSTAGGIAAQIVDGVTGYVVHSVEGAGFRIRHLLNNPGLVNRMGAMAREHVRRNFLITRQLGDYLTLLKLLPAT, from the coding sequence GTGAACTCGGCATTGGATGAATATCGGGAAGTGTCGCCGAAGGGGACAGTGGATTTTCTCTACCGGCTGAGCGATCTCGTACAGGGGCGAAGCTTCTTGCATCTGAACGCCGTGCGATATGGTGGCGGGATGTCGGAAGTGTTGCGGCGTCTCGTTCCCATGATGGTGTCGTTGGGCATCGATGCTCGATGGGAGGTGCTGGCCGGGTCGCAGGAGTATTTCGTGGTGGTCACGCGCATGCTGAACGCCCTGCAAGGTCGCGACGACAAGCTCACCGAGGACATGTACCAGACCTATACCGACATCATTGAGCGGAATGCCAAGGCACTGAAGCTGGAAGCCGATATGGTCATGGTCCACGACCACCAGCCGGCAGGACTGGTGGACTATCGCACTCATGGCTGTTGGCTCTGGCGGTGCCACTTGGACTTGGCGCAACCACAACGACCAGCCTGGGCCTTTCTGCGCCGCTATATCCTCAAATATGACGCCGCCATTTTTTCGCTGTCCGGGTTCGCCCAGCGACTACCGATTCCAAAGTTTTTGATTTCCCCGTCCATCGATCCGCTGAGTCCGAAAAACCGGGACATGAGCCGATCCGAAATTGCGCAGGTGCTCGACCGGCTTGGCATCCCCCGTATCAAGCCGTCGCTGTTGCAGGTCGCGCGGTTCGACCGCTTCAAGGATCCGTTGGGCGCCATTCGTACCTATCGGCTCGTCAAACGGCACCATGATTGCCAGCTGATATTGGCAGGAGCCGGGGTGATGCACGATCCCGAAGGCGAAGCAGTGCTCACGGAAATCCGGGAGGTCGGCGGACGCGATCCCGACATCCATATCATTCAACTTCCTCCGGAAGCGGATCTCGAGATCAATGCCCTGCAGCGGAGTGCCACCGTCGTCCTGCAAAAGTCGGTCAAAGAAGGCTTCGGATTGACCGTGTCCGAAGCGATGTGGAAAGGCAAACCGGTCGTCGGCAGCACGGCCGGCGGCATTGCCGCGCAGATTGTGGACGGCGTCACGGGGTACGTGGTCCATTCCGTCGAGGGCGCGGGCTTCCGCATCCGGCATTTGCTCAACAACCCCGGACTGGTCAACCGGATGGGCGCGATGGCGCGTGAACATGTCCGGCGCAATTTTCTCATTACCCGGCAGCTCGGTGACTACCTCACCTTGCTCAAACTCCTGCCGGCAACCTAA
- a CDS encoding glycosyl transferase family 2, which yields MTTVLSTPQGGHSNRETLALGPEFNTSGTELEWPTDRVDIMIGLLTLNNAGSIEAVLKSILEGVRQFFPDASALLVNCDAGSQDGTSGIITRLAAGIVPVRTVTNAAGAYANLTREAGFPGRDESIRNFCLTARRIRPKICLIVEGQLRSLSPGWVDHLGRPIDERGEDYVVPLYRRHRYEGTLATNLLYPLTRALYGKRLRYPSGGAYGLSGKFAGDVVAHQTWTGAAAKYSVDSRLTTAALAGGYHVCHTWLGTKDHDTKLGTPDLSVLLAQTVGGIFHSMEDNESSWEKITESVDVPVYGSPESAPDPGPLHTERMVSGFKQGLRDLLPLWELILSRDTLGQIIALEIQDPDEFRFPPSLWVQTVYDFSLAYHNQTLHREHMLKALTPLYLGQTASFVLETQHGDSANVDRTVEELCLEFERSKSYLVDQWRWRNE from the coding sequence ATGACGACCGTTCTCTCCACGCCGCAGGGCGGACACAGCAACCGCGAGACGCTGGCACTCGGCCCGGAGTTCAACACATCCGGTACTGAGCTTGAATGGCCGACGGACAGGGTGGATATCATGATCGGCCTGTTGACCCTCAACAATGCCGGATCGATCGAAGCCGTTCTCAAGTCGATCCTGGAAGGTGTGCGGCAGTTTTTTCCTGATGCATCCGCGCTCCTCGTCAATTGCGACGCAGGATCACAGGACGGGACATCCGGCATTATCACTCGGTTGGCCGCCGGCATTGTCCCCGTCCGGACTGTCACCAATGCCGCCGGCGCCTATGCCAATCTCACGAGAGAAGCAGGCTTTCCCGGGCGGGACGAAAGCATCCGCAACTTCTGCCTGACGGCACGCCGGATACGCCCCAAGATCTGCCTGATCGTGGAAGGACAGCTGCGTTCTCTCAGCCCTGGCTGGGTCGATCACCTCGGCAGGCCGATCGACGAACGGGGCGAAGACTATGTCGTCCCCCTCTACCGCCGCCATCGGTACGAGGGCACCCTCGCAACCAACTTGCTGTACCCCTTGACCCGTGCCTTGTATGGCAAACGATTGCGCTATCCGAGCGGCGGTGCATACGGCCTGTCAGGCAAGTTCGCCGGTGATGTGGTGGCCCATCAAACCTGGACCGGGGCGGCAGCCAAGTACAGCGTGGACAGCCGCCTCACCACCGCCGCTCTCGCCGGGGGCTATCACGTGTGCCACACGTGGCTGGGCACCAAAGACCACGACACCAAACTCGGGACGCCGGATCTGTCGGTCCTGCTCGCGCAAACAGTCGGAGGTATTTTTCACTCGATGGAAGACAATGAGTCATCCTGGGAAAAGATCACCGAGTCCGTCGACGTCCCGGTCTATGGGAGCCCGGAGTCGGCGCCGGATCCAGGGCCGTTGCACACCGAGCGAATGGTGAGCGGCTTCAAGCAGGGCTTGCGCGATTTGCTTCCGCTCTGGGAATTGATCCTCTCTCGCGACACATTGGGGCAAATTATCGCGCTGGAGATCCAGGACCCGGACGAATTCCGGTTTCCTCCCTCCCTCTGGGTGCAAACCGTCTACGACTTTTCCCTGGCCTACCACAACCAGACGCTGCACCGGGAACATATGCTGAAGGCGCTGACGCCTCTGTACTTGGGACAGACGGCCTCCTTCGTCCTGGAAACGCAGCACGGGGATTCCGCGAATGTCGATCGGACGGTGGAAGAGCTCTGCCTCGAGTTCGAGCGCTCGAAATCGTACCTCGTGGACCAATGGAGGTGGCGCAATGAGTGA
- the treS gene encoding maltose alpha-D-glucosyltransferase produces the protein MLHQDPLWYKDAVFYELHVRAFYDGNDDGVGDFPGLIQKLDYLEWLGVDCLWLLPFYPSPLRDDGYDVADFRNIAAAYGTTDDFRRLLDEAHRRGMRVIVDLILNHTSDQHAWFQAAKTSPNAPTRHYYVWSETDQKYSRARIIFVDTEKSNWTWDHEAQAYFWHRFFSHQPDLNYDNPEVRQAMIQVMEYWLDQGLDGFRCDAVPYLFEREDTICENLPETHRYLKEIRSSIDQRYKGRVLLAEANQWPSDVRPYFGDGDEFHMAFHFPLMPRLFMGVRSEDRQPIIDMFKHTPDIPPTCQWCLFLRNHDELTLEMCTGEERDYMYYAYARDPQMRRNIGIARRLAPLLDNDRRKVELLNSIVFTLPGSPIIYYGDEIGMGDNIHLGDRNGVRTPMHWTADRNAGFSKADPSLLFLPVVADAVYGYQAVNMDAQKQATHSLLNWMRRMIGIRKKHKVFGRGTLQFLNPANEKILAYIREYEQETLLLVHNLAGSSQAVELDLGRFTDAVPEELFGESRFPAIHAEPYVLTLGPYSSYWLHLHTKRPVTSEYSMEWSAI, from the coding sequence ATGTTGCATCAGGATCCACTGTGGTACAAAGACGCCGTATTTTACGAACTCCACGTCCGTGCGTTTTACGACGGCAACGACGACGGTGTTGGAGACTTCCCCGGCTTGATCCAGAAGTTGGACTATCTCGAATGGCTTGGCGTGGACTGCCTCTGGCTGCTCCCCTTCTATCCCTCGCCTTTGCGGGACGACGGCTACGATGTCGCGGACTTTCGCAACATCGCCGCGGCATACGGCACGACCGACGATTTTCGTCGTCTGTTGGACGAAGCGCACCGCCGCGGCATGCGGGTCATCGTCGATCTGATCCTGAATCACACCTCCGATCAACATGCATGGTTTCAGGCGGCCAAGACCTCCCCCAACGCACCGACGCGGCACTATTACGTCTGGAGCGAGACAGACCAGAAATATTCTCGCGCGCGGATCATTTTCGTCGACACGGAAAAATCCAACTGGACCTGGGACCACGAAGCACAGGCCTATTTTTGGCACCGGTTTTTCAGCCACCAACCGGACCTGAATTACGACAATCCGGAAGTCCGCCAGGCCATGATCCAGGTCATGGAGTACTGGCTTGATCAGGGACTCGACGGGTTTCGTTGTGATGCCGTGCCCTATCTGTTCGAACGCGAGGACACCATTTGCGAGAACCTGCCGGAAACCCATCGCTACCTCAAAGAAATCCGAAGCAGTATCGACCAGCGCTACAAGGGTCGAGTGTTGTTGGCCGAGGCGAACCAATGGCCGAGCGACGTACGTCCATACTTCGGGGACGGCGACGAATTCCACATGGCCTTCCATTTTCCGCTGATGCCGAGGTTGTTCATGGGCGTGCGCAGCGAAGATCGTCAGCCGATTATCGATATGTTCAAACATACGCCGGACATCCCGCCGACGTGCCAATGGTGTCTCTTCTTACGAAACCACGATGAACTAACGCTGGAAATGTGCACCGGCGAAGAACGCGATTATATGTATTACGCCTATGCCCGCGATCCTCAGATGCGGCGCAACATCGGGATTGCACGCCGGTTGGCTCCCCTTCTGGACAACGACCGACGAAAGGTCGAACTGCTCAACAGTATTGTCTTCACCCTTCCCGGCAGCCCGATCATCTACTACGGGGATGAAATCGGCATGGGCGACAATATTCATCTGGGCGATAGGAACGGCGTGCGCACGCCGATGCATTGGACCGCGGACCGGAACGCCGGTTTTTCCAAGGCCGATCCCTCTCTGTTATTTCTTCCCGTCGTGGCCGATGCCGTCTACGGCTACCAAGCCGTGAACATGGATGCCCAAAAACAAGCCACCCATTCGCTGCTGAATTGGATGCGCCGCATGATCGGGATCCGGAAAAAACATAAGGTGTTTGGCCGCGGGACGCTACAATTCCTGAATCCGGCCAATGAAAAGATCCTGGCCTATATCCGTGAATATGAGCAGGAGACGCTGCTGCTCGTACACAATTTAGCGGGATCCTCCCAAGCGGTGGAACTGGATTTGGGCCGCTTCACAGACGCCGTGCCCGAAGAACTGTTCGGGGAGTCGCGCTTCCCCGCGATCCATGCGGAGCCCTATGTGCTGACGTTAGGGCCCTATAGTTCTTATTGGCTGCACTTACATACCAAGCGGCCGGTGACGAGCGAATACAGCATGGAATGGAGCGCCATTTGA